A genomic region of Dreissena polymorpha isolate Duluth1 chromosome 4, UMN_Dpol_1.0, whole genome shotgun sequence contains the following coding sequences:
- the LOC127878300 gene encoding probable G-protein coupled receptor B0563.6: MNASNFSYSSKDLNSSYQTGSWTVYKFMYEYVLPIIVFVGLAGNLTSIYLILYDKQMRKVSSSVFLTSVLAADTGMLISLLLVWIESLGYPVNHIPVVCRINVYLTYVFGYLSIWYVVCITVETFITICHPTKIKQMCTLFRARAVALVLLVMALVLYVVAPIITELVFYADIVLTLLVPFVLLIILLTFMTVAIVRSVKRKQKRTIKKTNEDGNQSSIRKLPQVRSIALAILQYAKIVIITV, from the exons ATGAACGCGAGCAACTTCAGCTACTCCAGTAAGGACCTGAATTCGTCGTATCAGACAGGCAGCTGGACGGTGTACAAGTTCATGTATGAATATGTGCTCCCAATAATAGTTTTCGTTGGACTTGCCGGAAACCTAACGTCCATATACCTGATACTCTATGACAAGCAGATGCGCAAAGTATCATCCAGCGTTTTTCTAACGTCCGTGCTGGCGGCGGATACGGGGATGCTTATAAGCCTATTACTGGTATGGATTGAGTCGCTTGGATACCCTGTAAATCACATTCCCGTCGTGTGCCGCATCAACGTATATCTCACTTACGTCTTTGGATACCTGTCCATATG GTATGTGGTGTGCATAACAGTTGAGACGTTCATAACAATTTGTCACCCAACAAAGATCAAACAAATGTGTACGTTGTTCCGAGCACGTGCTGTAGCGTTGGTGTTGCTCGTCATGGCACTGGTGTTGTATGTGGTGGCGCCAATTATCACCGAG TTGGTCTTCTACGCCGACATTGTGCTGACCCTGCTCGTTCCGTTCGTTCTCCTCATCATTTTGCTGACCTTCATGACAGTCGCCATTGTTCGCTCGGTAAAGAGAAAACAGAAAAGAACAATCAAGAAAACCAACGAGGATGGCAATCAGTCTAGCATAAGAAAACTGCCACAGGTTCGG